One Chitinophaga sp. H8 DNA window includes the following coding sequences:
- a CDS encoding septal ring lytic transglycosylase RlpA family protein gives MAIRYITGIILLVACFSSCSPKVTQSGKASFYADYFKGRKTANGEIFRQRKLTAAHRTLPFGTKVKVVNLANGRTVKVRINDRGPFVDGRIIDLSKKAARKLDMINAGVASVEIKYKKIKK, from the coding sequence ATGGCTATACGATATATTACAGGCATCATATTGCTGGTTGCATGTTTCTCCTCCTGCAGCCCCAAGGTAACGCAAAGTGGAAAGGCCTCTTTTTATGCGGACTATTTCAAAGGCAGGAAGACTGCCAATGGTGAAATCTTCAGACAGCGCAAACTCACGGCTGCCCATCGGACACTCCCTTTCGGCACTAAAGTAAAAGTAGTGAACCTGGCTAACGGACGTACAGTAAAAGTACGGATAAACGACCGTGGTCCTTTTGTAGATGGACGTATCATTGACCTTTCTAAGAAAGCCGCCCGCAAATTAGATATGATTAACGCTGGAGTAGCTTCTGTAGAAATAAAGTATAAAAAGATAAAGAAATAA
- a CDS encoding thiamine pyrophosphate-dependent enzyme, which translates to MAKSVAEQIVDMLATAGVKRIYAVTGDSLNHLNDAIRRNGRIQWIHVRHEEVGAYAAGAEAQLTGLACCAGSSGPGHVHLINGLYDAHRSGAPVLAIASTIATNEFGTDYFQETNTTKLFDDCSYYNQVATTPAQVPRMLQAALQHAVHKNGVAVLGLPGDVAAADATDITSSVQLYRSASVIRPADEALRQLAQLLLDAGKVAIYCGIGAADAHDEVVQLAALLKAPVGYTFRGKMGLEYDNPYAVGMTGLLGLASAYKSMHEADVLLLLGTDFPYTPFIPADNKIVQIDLKPERLGRRAPLEMGLCGNIKDTLQALQPLLKEKQDTQFLDEMVEFYKQVKKRLETYVDDQGKAEAISPEFVAATISKLAAQDAIFTVDTGMTNVWTARYLEATGKRVLLGSFNHGSMANAMPQAIGAALATPGRQVYALCGDGGLTMLLGDLMTIIQYKLPVKVIVFNNRSLGMVKLEMEVAGLPDWQTDMVNPDFAAIAAVMGFKAFTIKTPEETATVLEQACNESGPVLVNIFTNPNSLAMPPKVEFGQMKGFALWMGKLILSGRYEEVFDSIKSNYKHLKDVL; encoded by the coding sequence ATGGCTAAATCAGTAGCAGAACAGATTGTGGATATGCTGGCCACAGCTGGTGTTAAACGTATTTATGCAGTAACTGGCGACAGTTTGAACCACTTAAACGATGCTATCCGGAGAAATGGCAGAATACAATGGATTCATGTCCGTCATGAGGAAGTAGGTGCATATGCTGCGGGCGCAGAAGCCCAGCTGACAGGCCTGGCTTGCTGTGCGGGTAGTAGTGGCCCAGGCCATGTACACCTGATCAATGGTTTGTACGATGCACACCGGTCCGGTGCTCCGGTATTAGCGATTGCTTCAACAATTGCTACCAATGAATTTGGTACCGATTATTTCCAGGAAACAAATACTACCAAACTATTTGATGATTGCAGCTATTATAACCAGGTTGCCACAACGCCTGCGCAGGTACCGCGTATGCTGCAGGCTGCATTGCAGCATGCAGTACACAAAAATGGCGTAGCCGTGCTGGGCCTCCCCGGAGATGTGGCTGCTGCAGATGCCACAGATATTACCTCCTCTGTACAACTATACCGGTCAGCATCAGTTATCCGGCCTGCTGATGAAGCACTCCGGCAACTGGCGCAATTATTACTGGATGCCGGTAAAGTAGCGATTTACTGTGGCATCGGGGCGGCAGATGCGCATGATGAAGTAGTGCAGCTGGCAGCATTATTAAAAGCACCAGTGGGGTATACCTTCCGTGGGAAAATGGGCCTGGAATATGATAATCCCTATGCTGTTGGTATGACTGGTTTACTGGGGCTGGCATCTGCTTATAAAAGTATGCATGAAGCAGATGTATTGTTACTGCTGGGTACAGATTTTCCCTATACTCCTTTTATACCGGCGGATAATAAAATAGTACAAATAGACCTGAAGCCGGAACGGCTGGGCAGACGTGCGCCATTGGAGATGGGGTTATGCGGTAATATCAAAGACACCCTGCAGGCATTACAACCACTATTAAAGGAGAAACAGGATACCCAGTTCCTGGATGAAATGGTAGAATTTTATAAGCAGGTAAAAAAGCGCCTGGAAACATATGTGGACGACCAGGGTAAAGCGGAAGCCATCAGCCCGGAATTTGTGGCAGCTACTATCAGCAAACTGGCGGCACAGGACGCAATATTTACAGTAGATACAGGTATGACTAATGTATGGACGGCCCGCTATCTGGAAGCTACAGGCAAACGGGTACTCCTGGGATCTTTTAATCACGGGTCCATGGCTAATGCTATGCCACAGGCCATTGGGGCTGCACTGGCGACACCGGGAAGACAGGTATATGCGTTATGTGGTGACGGGGGCCTAACTATGCTGCTGGGTGATCTCATGACGATCATTCAATATAAACTTCCCGTGAAAGTGATCGTTTTCAATAACCGTTCTCTGGGAATGGTAAAGCTGGAAATGGAAGTTGCCGGATTGCCGGACTGGCAAACAGATATGGTGAATCCTGATTTTGCTGCGATAGCTGCAGTAATGGGATTTAAAGCCTTTACAATTAAAACGCCGGAAGAAACGGCCACAGTACTCGAACAAGCCTGCAACGAATCAGGGCCCGTGCTTGTGAATATTTTTACCAATCCCAACTCACTTGCGATGCCACCAAAGGTCGAATTTGGACAAATGAAAGGCTTTGCACTCTGGATGGGGAAACTGATTTTAAGCGGGCGGTATGAGGAAGTATTTGATTCGATAAAGTCCAATTATAAACATCTGAAAGATGTGCTGTAA
- a CDS encoding BamA/TamA family outer membrane protein has protein sequence MRKGNSNIVQLITLWLLGLGISSCSTTRTVPEGDRLYTGATIKWEDKNKPKDYGTLKEGMEKRVRPVPNSKFLGMPIKLWLYNLGNEPKGKGLNYLLRKKWGQAPILLSQAKPNYTAEVLQEYLVDHGYFQAATTSEIKNEGKKKADIIYRSTANHRYTIKSVTFETDSSALGRTVYATAGNSSLIVGKPYSLDSVKAERERIHAILKEQGYYYFTPDYLLVQVDSTNAGTVDLFLKVKETTPKVARRPYKMHDITLYPDYTLEGDSATIRGEVIHYQHLDIIDPQERFKPIVFERSVFLRPDSLYRLSSHNITLQRLVNLGTFKFVKGTFSPIRDNSASRNHMLLDSARARRGRFPEDSLSRRQQRLLWDSTKIKEVLPADSVQRKAFAVKDSTLAQDSSKPKSGRLLGETAMLRDSQVVSDSGLLSAKFYLTPYPRRSLQAELRGTSKSNGFVGSEVRITARNRNWLHAANLLELSLAGGMEWQTGGRGKAAGSNSYSLKGEASVTVPRFLTPIRGINIRTPYVPRTRISLAYELYSRRDLYNLNAYSAQLQYLWRKSAYLDHALAPISISYVLPTNTTAAYDSILKVDPSQRNAISKQFILGSNYTITFNNQSDNRIHGFYISGNIDVSGNLMGLLIKKGADSTRKIFNNPFAQYGRVSLDARHYWKLSKGMTWINRLYGGYGLPYGNSSTLPFVKQYFTGGSSSIRAFRVRTLGPGSYIRPDTLSNLLANEAGDIKLEFNSELRMHLFSVVNAALFVDAGNIWLQKDIAEKPGSQFKFNRFYKEIAVGSGAGLRIDASIVVVRFDLAFPLRKPWLPEKERWVINKVRFGDPDWRKENLVLNIAIGYPF, from the coding sequence ATGCGGAAAGGAAACAGCAATATCGTTCAATTAATAACACTCTGGCTCCTGGGCCTGGGTATCAGCTCCTGCAGTACCACACGTACTGTACCGGAAGGTGACCGCCTGTATACAGGTGCAACTATCAAATGGGAAGATAAAAACAAGCCTAAAGATTACGGCACCCTGAAAGAAGGTATGGAAAAAAGGGTACGCCCGGTGCCTAACAGCAAGTTCCTGGGAATGCCTATAAAACTCTGGCTCTACAACCTTGGTAATGAACCTAAGGGAAAAGGGCTGAATTATTTACTCCGTAAAAAATGGGGACAGGCACCTATCCTGCTAAGTCAGGCCAAACCAAACTATACCGCTGAGGTGCTGCAGGAATACCTGGTAGATCATGGTTATTTCCAGGCAGCTACAACATCAGAAATTAAAAATGAAGGGAAGAAAAAAGCGGATATCATTTACCGTTCTACCGCTAATCACCGCTATACCATCAAAAGTGTAACCTTTGAAACAGACAGCAGTGCACTGGGAAGGACAGTATATGCTACTGCCGGCAACAGCTCCCTTATTGTAGGAAAGCCATATAGCCTGGATAGCGTCAAGGCAGAACGGGAACGCATACATGCCATATTGAAAGAACAAGGGTATTATTACTTTACGCCTGATTACCTGCTGGTACAGGTGGATAGCACTAATGCGGGTACGGTAGATTTATTCCTGAAAGTAAAAGAAACCACCCCCAAGGTGGCTCGCCGCCCATATAAGATGCATGATATTACCCTATATCCTGATTACACACTGGAAGGTGATTCTGCAACTATAAGAGGAGAAGTGATCCATTATCAGCACCTGGATATTATTGATCCGCAGGAACGCTTTAAGCCCATCGTTTTTGAACGCTCCGTTTTCCTGCGGCCGGATAGTTTATACCGGCTCAGCTCACATAATATTACTTTACAAAGACTGGTAAACCTGGGTACGTTCAAATTTGTGAAAGGAACGTTCTCTCCTATACGGGATAACAGCGCTTCCAGGAATCACATGCTGCTGGACAGCGCCAGGGCAAGAAGGGGGCGGTTTCCGGAGGACAGTTTATCCAGAAGACAGCAACGGTTGTTGTGGGACAGCACCAAAATAAAAGAGGTACTTCCCGCAGATAGTGTACAACGTAAGGCCTTTGCAGTAAAAGACAGCACGCTGGCACAGGATAGCAGTAAGCCTAAAAGTGGCAGGCTATTAGGTGAAACCGCCATGTTACGGGATAGCCAGGTGGTAAGCGACAGTGGGCTTTTAAGTGCAAAATTCTATCTTACGCCTTATCCCCGCCGCTCTTTGCAGGCAGAATTAAGAGGCACCTCCAAATCAAATGGTTTTGTTGGTTCTGAGGTAAGAATCACAGCCCGCAACCGTAACTGGTTGCATGCTGCCAATCTGCTGGAATTATCCCTGGCAGGAGGGATGGAGTGGCAAACCGGAGGCAGGGGAAAGGCAGCGGGATCTAATTCTTATAGCCTGAAGGGAGAAGCGTCTGTAACAGTACCACGCTTCCTCACACCTATCAGAGGGATTAACATACGTACACCTTATGTGCCCAGAACACGCATCAGCCTGGCATATGAATTATATAGCCGGCGGGACCTGTATAATCTGAATGCTTATTCCGCGCAGCTGCAATACCTCTGGCGCAAATCAGCATATCTTGATCATGCCCTGGCACCGATTTCCATTTCATATGTATTGCCTACCAATACTACTGCGGCATATGATAGTATCCTGAAAGTGGATCCCAGTCAGCGTAACGCTATTTCCAAACAGTTCATCCTGGGAAGTAACTATACTATCACCTTTAATAATCAGTCTGATAACCGTATACATGGTTTCTATATCAGCGGGAACATTGATGTTTCAGGTAATCTGATGGGACTTCTCATTAAAAAAGGAGCAGACAGCACCCGTAAAATTTTTAATAATCCTTTTGCCCAATATGGCCGGGTAAGTTTAGATGCCCGTCATTACTGGAAGCTCAGCAAGGGTATGACCTGGATAAACCGGTTGTACGGAGGATACGGTCTGCCTTATGGTAATTCATCCACACTTCCTTTTGTAAAACAATACTTTACAGGAGGAAGCAGCAGTATCAGGGCATTCCGGGTAAGGACCCTGGGGCCCGGTTCCTACATCCGGCCAGACACTTTATCAAATCTGCTGGCCAATGAAGCAGGGGATATTAAACTGGAGTTTAATTCTGAACTGCGTATGCATTTGTTTAGCGTGGTAAATGCTGCCCTTTTTGTAGATGCAGGTAATATCTGGCTACAGAAGGATATCGCTGAAAAACCTGGCAGCCAGTTTAAATTCAATCGTTTCTATAAAGAAATAGCAGTAGGTTCCGGCGCAGGCTTACGTATAGATGCCTCTATTGTGGTAGTACGCTTTGATCTGGCCTTCCCGTTACGTAAACCCTGGCTCCCTGAAAAGGAACGCTGGGTAATTAATAAGGTACGTTTTGGAGATCCTGACTGGAGAAAAGAAAACCTGGTTCTGAATATCGCTATCGGATATCCGTTCTAA
- a CDS encoding PQQ-binding-like beta-propeller repeat protein: protein MKPLFVLALAILCHTVLQAQHLGRTASRNNFTITADVADAPQVKWQFNTQRPIVASPVINGNSLFAGGGDSTLYALDKRTGKELWKYRTGGAVNASVVCDGNAVFFLSADGIFYALDIHRGQLLWQFKTEGEGRTDTWDYFLSSAAIYDGVIYFGSGDCHIYALDARNGQLRWKFKTGGPVHASPTISDNAILIGSYDGFFYALETNGQLRWKFDTIGERYFPAGEIQFHAVAADSSVYFCSRDYNVYALHARTGKGLWVYREPGSWTSVPSLAGNRLLVTTSDTRRVLSFHTGFGDLQWKADATINIFSSITTTPKFGYVGALNGKLYKINLSTGHIRDIFQTVASKIAYNKFYDPATQQLRTNLMETYQQDYIKMYEAYSEMGSILSTPWIENGVLYFGSTDGTIYALQ, encoded by the coding sequence ATGAAACCTTTATTTGTACTAGCACTGGCAATACTTTGCCACACTGTCCTGCAAGCCCAGCACTTAGGGCGTACTGCCAGCAGGAATAATTTTACCATTACTGCAGATGTTGCCGATGCCCCGCAGGTAAAATGGCAATTCAACACACAAAGACCTATTGTGGCCTCTCCCGTAATTAATGGCAATTCCCTGTTTGCCGGAGGAGGAGATTCTACGCTGTATGCACTGGATAAAAGAACCGGCAAAGAATTATGGAAATACCGCACTGGTGGTGCTGTAAATGCGTCTGTGGTTTGTGATGGGAATGCTGTTTTTTTTCTTAGCGCTGATGGTATCTTTTATGCGCTCGATATACATCGGGGCCAATTATTGTGGCAGTTTAAAACAGAGGGGGAGGGCAGAACCGATACCTGGGATTATTTCCTTTCTTCCGCAGCCATATATGATGGGGTAATTTATTTTGGCAGCGGAGACTGCCATATTTATGCCTTAGACGCCCGTAATGGCCAGCTCCGGTGGAAATTTAAAACGGGAGGTCCGGTGCATGCCTCTCCCACAATTTCTGACAATGCAATATTAATTGGCAGCTATGATGGCTTTTTCTATGCCCTGGAAACCAATGGTCAATTACGGTGGAAATTTGACACCATCGGAGAGCGGTACTTCCCTGCAGGAGAAATTCAGTTTCATGCAGTAGCCGCTGATAGCAGTGTGTATTTCTGTTCCAGGGACTACAATGTATATGCTCTCCATGCCCGCACCGGTAAAGGATTATGGGTATACCGGGAACCTGGCAGCTGGACCAGCGTTCCAAGCCTGGCAGGCAACCGGCTACTGGTAACCACTTCGGATACCCGGCGGGTATTATCCTTCCATACAGGCTTTGGTGATTTACAATGGAAGGCTGATGCCACTATTAACATCTTTAGCAGTATCACTACTACTCCTAAATTTGGTTATGTGGGTGCTTTAAATGGTAAACTTTATAAGATAAATTTAAGTACAGGGCATATCAGGGATATCTTCCAGACGGTAGCCAGCAAAATAGCCTATAACAAGTTCTATGATCCTGCTACCCAACAGTTAAGAACCAACTTAATGGAAACGTATCAGCAGGATTACATAAAGATGTATGAAGCGTATTCAGAAATGGGAAGTATTCTTTCTACCCCCTGGATAGAAAATGGTGTATTATATTTTGGGAGTACAGATGGCACCATCTACGCACTTCAGTAA
- a CDS encoding type 1 glutamine amidotransferase domain-containing protein, translating into MEKQLKDKKVAILVANGFEESEFTQPLAALQDAGAQAEVISLQPGKVKAWAEKNWGKAYDVDKTVDTVNAQDYDALVLPGGVINPDLLRVNQDAVNFVSGFFDDSKPIAAICHGPWTLIETGELKGRKVTSYKSLKTDLINAGANWVDEEVVVDNGLVTSRNPGDLPAFCKKMLEEIAEGKHQEEAPREQAFQSQKMK; encoded by the coding sequence ATGGAAAAGCAATTAAAAGATAAGAAAGTAGCTATACTGGTGGCAAATGGGTTCGAGGAATCAGAATTTACTCAACCATTGGCAGCGCTGCAGGATGCCGGAGCCCAGGCAGAGGTAATTTCCTTGCAGCCAGGTAAAGTAAAAGCCTGGGCAGAAAAAAATTGGGGGAAAGCGTATGACGTAGATAAAACTGTGGATACAGTAAACGCGCAGGATTATGATGCATTGGTACTGCCAGGAGGTGTGATTAATCCCGACTTGCTACGGGTAAACCAAGATGCTGTTAATTTTGTATCCGGCTTTTTTGATGATAGTAAGCCCATTGCTGCAATATGTCATGGCCCCTGGACATTAATTGAAACAGGTGAGCTGAAAGGAAGAAAAGTAACTTCCTATAAATCTCTTAAAACGGATCTTATCAATGCCGGGGCTAATTGGGTAGATGAAGAGGTGGTTGTAGATAACGGCCTGGTTACCAGTCGGAATCCTGGAGATTTACCTGCCTTTTGTAAGAAGATGCTGGAAGAAATTGCAGAAGGAAAACATCAGGAGGAAGCGCCTCGTGAACAAGCTTTTCAAAGCCAGAAAATGAAGTAA